A stretch of Nymphalis io chromosome 29, ilAglIoxx1.1, whole genome shotgun sequence DNA encodes these proteins:
- the LOC126779610 gene encoding aldo-keto reductase family 1 member B1-like isoform X2 — protein sequence MATKIPLVKLGNGNTLPQIGIGTWKSKPGEVTQAVKDAIDIGYRHIDCAFVYGNEKEVGEAITEKIAEGVIKREDLFVTSKLWNTFHRPDLVRGALLQSLKNLNLKYLDLYLIHWPQAYKEEGELFPADESGKIQYSDVDYVDTWKALEPLAKEGLVKNLGISNFNSKQIERLLEHATIKPVINQVECHPYLNQTRLQQFCEARGIKLTAYSPLGSPDRPWAKPGDPQLMDDPKLKEIASRIGKTVAQVLIRYQIERGNIVIPKSVNKSRIASNFDVFDFKLSPEDIQLINTFDCNGRFVPMTASLGHKHHPFENDEF from the exons ATGGCTACTAAAATTCCACTGGTCAAATTAGGCAACGGAAATACACTTCCCCAGATTGGAATTGGTACTTggaaa TCGAAGCCTGGTGAGGTCACGCAAGCAGTGAAGGACGCGATCGACATCGGCTATCGACACATCGACTGCGCGTTCGTCTACGGGAATGAGAAGGAAGTAGGAGAGGCTATCACCGAGAAAATTGCTGAGGGAGTTATAAAGAG GGAGGATCTCTTCGTGACGTCCAAGCTGTGGAACACATTCCACCGGCCGGACTTGGTGCGTGGTGCTCTGCTGCAGAGTTTGAAGAACCTCAATCTGAAATACTTGGACCTCTATCTCATTCACTGGCCGCAGGCGTACAAG GAGGAAGGTGAATTATTTCCCGCAGATGAATCGGGAAAGATCCAGTACTCCGATGTGGACTATGTCGACACTTGGAAGGCTCTGGAACCGCTAGCGAAAGAAGGCCTTGTTAAGAATTTGGGTATCTCCAACTTTAACTCGAAGCAGATCGAGAGGCTGCTAGAACATGCAACAATTAAACCTGTCATCAACCAG GTGGAGTGTCACCCGTATCTGAATCAGACCCGTCTGCAGCAGTTCTGCGAAGCTCGCGGCATTAAGCTGACAGCATACTCGCCGCTGGGTTCCCCCGACAGACCCTGGGCGAAACCGGGCGACCCACAGCTGATGGATGATCCCAAGTTGAAGGAAATTGCTAGCAGGATCGGAAAGACCGTCGCGCAGGTGCTTATCAG ATATCAAATTGAACGTGGCAACATTGTAATTCCGAAATCAGTGAACAAGTCTCGTATCGCTTCGAATTTCGACGTGTTCGACTTCAAACTGTCTCCCGAGGACATTCAGCTCATCAATACATTCGACTGCAACGGGCGGTTCGTGCCGATGACAGC atctcTCGGTCACAAACACCATCCATTTGAGAATGATGagttctaa
- the LOC126779610 gene encoding aldo-keto reductase family 1 member B1-like isoform X1, with translation MASKVLKIVLANGSECPILGLGTWKSKPGEVTQAVKDAIDIGYRHIDCAFVYGNEKEVGEAITEKIAEGVIKREDLFVTSKLWNTFHRPDLVRGALLQSLKNLNLKYLDLYLIHWPQAYKEEGELFPADESGKIQYSDVDYVDTWKALEPLAKEGLVKNLGISNFNSKQIERLLEHATIKPVINQVECHPYLNQTRLQQFCEARGIKLTAYSPLGSPDRPWAKPGDPQLMDDPKLKEIASRIGKTVAQVLIRYQIERGNIVIPKSVNKSRIASNFDVFDFKLSPEDIQLINTFDCNGRFVPMTASLGHKHHPFENDEF, from the exons ATGGCGTCAAAAGTACTTAAAATTGTATTAGCAAATGGATCCGAGTGCCCAATATTGGGCTTAGGAACTTGGAag TCGAAGCCTGGTGAGGTCACGCAAGCAGTGAAGGACGCGATCGACATCGGCTATCGACACATCGACTGCGCGTTCGTCTACGGGAATGAGAAGGAAGTAGGAGAGGCTATCACCGAGAAAATTGCTGAGGGAGTTATAAAGAG GGAGGATCTCTTCGTGACGTCCAAGCTGTGGAACACATTCCACCGGCCGGACTTGGTGCGTGGTGCTCTGCTGCAGAGTTTGAAGAACCTCAATCTGAAATACTTGGACCTCTATCTCATTCACTGGCCGCAGGCGTACAAG GAGGAAGGTGAATTATTTCCCGCAGATGAATCGGGAAAGATCCAGTACTCCGATGTGGACTATGTCGACACTTGGAAGGCTCTGGAACCGCTAGCGAAAGAAGGCCTTGTTAAGAATTTGGGTATCTCCAACTTTAACTCGAAGCAGATCGAGAGGCTGCTAGAACATGCAACAATTAAACCTGTCATCAACCAG GTGGAGTGTCACCCGTATCTGAATCAGACCCGTCTGCAGCAGTTCTGCGAAGCTCGCGGCATTAAGCTGACAGCATACTCGCCGCTGGGTTCCCCCGACAGACCCTGGGCGAAACCGGGCGACCCACAGCTGATGGATGATCCCAAGTTGAAGGAAATTGCTAGCAGGATCGGAAAGACCGTCGCGCAGGTGCTTATCAG ATATCAAATTGAACGTGGCAACATTGTAATTCCGAAATCAGTGAACAAGTCTCGTATCGCTTCGAATTTCGACGTGTTCGACTTCAAACTGTCTCCCGAGGACATTCAGCTCATCAATACATTCGACTGCAACGGGCGGTTCGTGCCGATGACAGC atctcTCGGTCACAAACACCATCCATTTGAGAATGATGagttctaa